The Candidatus Eisenbacteria bacterium genome includes a region encoding these proteins:
- a CDS encoding glycosyltransferase: protein MSARASQDATGTPPARRVGLLGPLHPWRGGLAQYLGLLGEALAPLAQVRAVTFTRQYPGFLFPGSSQLDPDAPRPSFPVEAQLDSIGPWTWGRAARTLDAFAPGAIVLKWWMPFFAPSFASSVARARRRGSRVVLVCDNLVAHEPRFYDALCTRWMLRESDGYLVMSDAVERDLDRLKPGAPRRRVPHPFYAQFDRGRFTRESARAKLGLAGDVALFFGYVRHYKGLDTLLAAWPRVRERRPGATLVVAGEFYEKAEPYEALARAAGEGAVRMLDRYIPDDEVEALFRAADVTVLPYRSATQSGVTHVAYALGCPVIATRVGGIAETVRDGETGLTAPPEDPAALADAIVRFFAGSLGAGMAPHLAKLRAEHSWEALAASTVGLVDELRPARGWA, encoded by the coding sequence GTGAGCGCGCGCGCCTCGCAGGACGCGACGGGGACCCCGCCGGCGCGGCGCGTCGGCCTGCTCGGCCCGCTGCATCCGTGGCGGGGCGGGCTCGCGCAGTACCTGGGCCTGCTCGGCGAGGCGCTCGCACCGCTGGCGCAGGTGCGCGCGGTGACCTTCACGCGCCAGTACCCCGGCTTCCTGTTTCCCGGCAGCAGCCAGCTCGATCCGGACGCGCCGCGGCCGAGCTTCCCGGTCGAGGCGCAGCTCGATTCGATCGGCCCGTGGACCTGGGGCCGGGCGGCCCGGACGCTCGACGCGTTCGCGCCGGGCGCGATCGTGCTCAAGTGGTGGATGCCATTCTTCGCCCCGTCGTTCGCGAGCTCGGTCGCGCGCGCGCGCCGCCGCGGCAGCCGCGTCGTGCTGGTGTGCGACAACCTGGTGGCGCACGAACCGCGCTTCTACGACGCGTTGTGCACGCGCTGGATGCTGCGCGAGTCCGACGGCTACCTCGTCATGTCGGACGCCGTCGAGCGCGACCTCGACCGGCTCAAGCCCGGCGCGCCGCGGCGACGCGTTCCGCACCCGTTCTACGCGCAGTTCGACCGCGGTCGCTTCACCCGCGAGAGCGCCCGCGCGAAGCTGGGGCTGGCGGGCGACGTGGCGCTGTTCTTCGGCTACGTTCGTCACTACAAGGGGCTCGACACGCTGCTCGCCGCGTGGCCGCGGGTGCGCGAGCGCCGCCCGGGCGCGACGCTGGTGGTGGCCGGCGAGTTCTACGAGAAGGCCGAACCCTACGAGGCGCTGGCCAGGGCCGCGGGAGAGGGGGCGGTGCGGATGCTCGATCGCTACATTCCGGACGACGAGGTCGAGGCGCTGTTCCGCGCCGCCGACGTCACCGTGCTGCCGTACCGCAGCGCGACGCAGAGCGGGGTCACGCACGTCGCCTACGCGCTCGGCTGCCCGGTGATCGCGACCCGCGTGGGCGGCATCGCCGAGACGGTGCGCGACGGCGAGACCGGACTGACCGCGCCCCCCGAGGACCCGGCGGCGCTCGCCGACGCGATCGTCCGCTTCTTCGCGGGCAGCCTCGGCGCCGGGATGGCCCCGCACCTGGCGAAGCTGCGGGCCGAGCACTCGTGGGAGGCGCTCGCGGCCTCGACCGTCGGGCTCGTGGACGAGCTGCGGCCGGCGAGGGGATGGGCGTGA
- a CDS encoding GHMP kinase, with protein sequence MSPTTAPGRYYRARAPLRISFCGGGTDVSPYPEEHGGCVLSATINHYAYASLRPRRDSRLTLASLDYDLVAKYDHPRRLKFDGQLDLLKAAVRALRVKRGADLWTHSDAPPGSGLGASSTMMVALLGVLREWLKVELTPYEVAELAYRVERVDLRLAGGRQDQYAAAFGGFNFIEFNPDGTVVTPLKLRRENLEELEYRLLLCYMGQTRQSAKIIERQTKSYRSGRRETVAALDALKAQAHEMKRALLLGAIDGFGELLHRAWEHKKRLDEGISNPHVDRLYDVARREGALGGKMTGAGGGGYFLFLTRFDRRHRVAAALEKHGGQVVPFQFEARGVTSWSVSRGR encoded by the coding sequence GTGAGCCCGACGACCGCGCCCGGCCGCTACTACCGCGCCCGCGCGCCGCTTCGGATTTCGTTCTGTGGCGGCGGCACCGACGTCTCGCCCTACCCGGAGGAGCACGGCGGCTGCGTGCTGTCGGCGACGATCAACCACTATGCGTACGCTTCGCTGCGCCCGCGCCGCGACTCGCGGCTCACGCTCGCGAGCCTCGACTACGACCTGGTCGCCAAGTACGACCACCCGCGGCGGCTCAAGTTCGACGGCCAGCTCGACCTTCTCAAGGCGGCGGTCCGGGCGCTGCGCGTGAAACGCGGCGCCGACCTGTGGACGCATTCCGACGCGCCGCCGGGCTCGGGGCTCGGGGCGTCGAGCACGATGATGGTCGCGCTGCTCGGCGTGCTGCGCGAGTGGCTGAAGGTCGAACTGACCCCGTACGAGGTCGCCGAGCTCGCCTACCGCGTCGAGCGCGTGGATCTCCGGCTGGCCGGCGGACGGCAGGACCAGTACGCGGCGGCGTTCGGCGGTTTCAATTTCATCGAGTTCAATCCCGACGGCACGGTGGTGACGCCGCTCAAGCTGCGCCGCGAGAACCTCGAGGAGCTCGAGTACCGGCTGCTGCTCTGCTACATGGGGCAGACGCGACAGTCGGCGAAGATCATCGAGCGGCAGACGAAGTCCTACCGCAGCGGCCGGCGCGAGACGGTGGCGGCGCTCGACGCCCTCAAGGCGCAGGCGCACGAAATGAAGCGCGCGCTGCTGCTCGGCGCGATCGACGGCTTCGGCGAGCTGCTGCACCGCGCCTGGGAGCACAAGAAGCGGCTCGACGAGGGCATCTCGAACCCGCACGTGGACCGGCTCTACGACGTCGCGCGGCGGGAGGGCGCGCTCGGCGGCAAGATGACGGGGGCGGGCGGCGGCGGCTACTTCCTGTTCCTGACGCGCTTCGACCGGCGCCACCGGGTCGCGGCCGCGCTCGAGAAGCACGGCGGCCAGGTCGTGCCGTTCCAGTTCGAGGCGCGCGGCGTGACCTCGTGGTCGGTCTCGCGCGGCCGCTGA
- a CDS encoding glycosyltransferase, whose amino-acid sequence MAAALDLPVVRQAEPVREAAPVKVLHAPSEIAGQTSILARALREIGVEAWSLATNPTFAAHRVDEMRPYDARGALPRYAGYLGLTAKHLLRWDVYHFHFGRTLIPPHNFDLPLYRALGKRIVFHYHGCDIRNRAHMLATHVHSTCAECSPPFCIPARQKRILREAAKYADAELVSTPDLLESAPRARQVHVAVWLPDYTPQPFRETPRLLLHAPTNRGIKGTRYVERAFEALRPKFPGVEFRVVEKLDWAALRVAMGECDVFVDQLQMGWYGMVSAEAMALGRPTMAYIRPDFEARLGDGPIVRTGVETLAADLEALLRDAPRRRELGERSRAYVEREHDARVIARRLVEIYRAAGAR is encoded by the coding sequence ATGGCCGCGGCGCTGGACCTGCCCGTGGTGCGGCAGGCCGAACCCGTTCGGGAGGCCGCGCCCGTGAAGGTCCTGCACGCGCCGTCCGAGATCGCCGGCCAGACGAGCATCCTCGCGCGCGCGCTGCGCGAGATCGGGGTCGAGGCCTGGTCGCTGGCGACCAACCCGACGTTCGCCGCGCACCGCGTGGACGAGATGCGGCCCTACGACGCGCGCGGCGCGCTGCCGCGCTACGCCGGCTACCTCGGGCTCACCGCGAAGCACCTGCTCCGCTGGGACGTCTATCACTTCCACTTCGGGCGGACGCTCATCCCGCCCCACAACTTCGACCTGCCGCTCTACCGCGCCCTCGGCAAGCGGATCGTCTTCCACTATCACGGCTGCGACATCCGCAACCGCGCGCACATGCTGGCCACGCACGTGCACTCGACGTGCGCGGAATGCTCGCCGCCGTTCTGCATCCCCGCGCGGCAGAAGCGCATCCTGCGCGAGGCCGCGAAGTACGCGGACGCCGAACTGGTCTCGACGCCCGACCTGCTGGAGTCGGCGCCGCGGGCCCGGCAGGTGCACGTGGCCGTCTGGCTGCCGGACTACACGCCGCAGCCGTTCCGCGAGACGCCGCGCCTGCTGCTGCACGCGCCGACGAACCGCGGCATCAAGGGCACACGCTACGTGGAGCGCGCGTTCGAGGCGCTCCGCCCGAAGTTTCCGGGCGTCGAGTTCCGCGTGGTCGAGAAGCTCGACTGGGCGGCCCTGCGGGTGGCGATGGGCGAATGCGACGTGTTCGTGGACCAGTTGCAGATGGGCTGGTACGGCATGGTGAGCGCCGAGGCGATGGCCCTCGGGCGCCCGACGATGGCCTACATCCGTCCCGACTTCGAGGCGCGCCTCGGCGACGGCCCGATCGTGCGCACCGGCGTCGAGACGCTGGCCGCCGACCTCGAGGCGCTGCTCCGCGACGCGCCGCGCCGGCGGGAACTGGGCGAGCGCTCGCGCGCCTACGTGGAACGCGAACACGATGCGCGCGTGATCGCCCGGCGACTGGTCGAGATCTACCGCGCCGCGGGGGCCCGTTGA
- a CDS encoding NTP transferase domain-containing protein: protein MKAFVLAGGLGTRLKPRFGDLPKPLAPLGGRPFLARQLEWLRDRGVARAVILAGYGAGQLREALGDGAALGVSLEYSVESEPLGTGGALRLAAPFVDGPALVVNGDTLGECDPWVLERDRWERGALGAVALYRVQDAGARGRVEHAGGRVSRFVEKDAAFRGPAWVNGGQYAFSPALWRHLPAGVSSLERDVLPGLAARGLLAGSEVEGRFWDIGTPEDHARAERELSA, encoded by the coding sequence GCTCGCCGGCGGACTCGGGACCCGGCTCAAGCCCCGCTTCGGCGACCTGCCCAAGCCGCTCGCCCCGCTCGGTGGCCGCCCGTTCCTGGCGCGCCAGCTCGAGTGGCTGAGGGACCGTGGCGTGGCCCGTGCGGTGATCCTGGCCGGCTACGGCGCCGGGCAGCTGCGCGAAGCGCTCGGCGACGGCGCCGCGCTGGGCGTCTCGCTCGAATACTCGGTCGAGAGCGAGCCCCTCGGCACCGGCGGCGCTCTGCGCCTGGCGGCGCCGTTCGTGGACGGCCCGGCGCTGGTCGTCAACGGCGACACGCTCGGCGAATGCGACCCGTGGGTGCTGGAGCGCGACCGCTGGGAGAGGGGCGCGCTCGGCGCGGTGGCGCTCTACCGCGTGCAGGATGCGGGCGCGCGCGGCCGGGTCGAGCACGCCGGCGGGCGGGTGTCGCGGTTCGTCGAGAAGGACGCGGCGTTTCGCGGGCCGGCGTGGGTGAACGGCGGCCAGTACGCGTTCTCGCCCGCGCTCTGGCGCCACCTGCCCGCCGGCGTGTCGTCGCTCGAGCGCGACGTGCTGCCCGGGCTCGCGGCGCGCGGCCTGCTGGCCGGCAGCGAGGTCGAGGGCAGGTTCTGGGACATCGGCACCCCCGAGGACCACGCGCGCGCCGAGCGGGAGCTTTCCGCGTGA
- a CDS encoding class I SAM-dependent methyltransferase, whose product MSEAVAHRPLRAPHEPPVFLREVIEALPLGTSVLDAGCGPGSWPYAERPDLAITGFDIKFPPGPPDRATTRRVFRGDLARLPLRDGSFDLTVCHYVLEHVTELEACCDELVRVTRPGGTLYLSVPRAAAFDDRLYRFAGYFAKYALLKFGKRIEHQQRFDLRGVLGLFRRRGMALTAHAFVPAGFSWMNDPRTKPLQGAFTETLAALHRGTGLDLAKDANFVLTFAKAGTTHGATGAPGEALPGARRVTHVCRECGEHAIVEAGRPWPRRWTCPWCGRPNPFGRPRP is encoded by the coding sequence ATGAGCGAAGCCGTCGCCCACCGGCCGCTGCGCGCGCCGCACGAGCCCCCGGTCTTCCTCCGCGAGGTGATCGAAGCGCTGCCCCTCGGGACGAGCGTGCTCGACGCCGGCTGCGGGCCGGGCTCGTGGCCCTACGCCGAGCGCCCCGACCTCGCGATCACCGGCTTCGACATCAAGTTTCCGCCCGGCCCCCCCGACCGCGCGACCACCCGCCGCGTCTTCCGCGGCGACCTCGCGCGGTTGCCGTTGCGGGACGGGAGCTTCGATCTCACGGTCTGCCACTACGTGCTCGAGCACGTCACCGAGCTCGAGGCGTGCTGTGACGAGCTGGTCCGCGTGACCCGGCCGGGAGGGACGCTCTACCTGTCGGTGCCGCGGGCGGCGGCGTTCGACGACCGGCTCTACCGCTTCGCCGGGTATTTCGCGAAGTACGCGCTGCTCAAGTTCGGCAAGCGCATCGAGCACCAGCAGCGCTTCGATCTGCGCGGCGTGCTCGGCCTCTTCCGCCGCCGCGGCATGGCGCTGACCGCGCACGCCTTCGTGCCGGCCGGCTTCTCGTGGATGAACGATCCGCGCACCAAGCCGCTGCAGGGCGCGTTCACCGAAACGCTCGCCGCGTTGCACCGCGGGACCGGTCTCGATCTGGCGAAGGACGCCAACTTCGTCCTGACGTTCGCGAAGGCCGGAACGACGCACGGCGCGACCGGCGCTCCGGGCGAAGCGCTGCCGGGAGCCCGGCGGGTCACGCACGTCTGCCGCGAGTGCGGGGAGCACGCGATCGTCGAGGCGGGCCGGCCATGGCCGCGGCGCTGGACCTGCCCGTGGTGCGGCAGGCCGAACCCGTTCGGGAGGCCGCGCCCGTGA
- a CDS encoding glycosyltransferase, with protein MDLLVLSEVRWGYFRTRKQFLLSRFPASWRVFFAQPPAVGADDPWEPRREGAVTYFTVPFLKPGTRSAMYNLLAGSSAGRAAIELGAELWLGHQLRRLGVAPEPVVLTSNIYCPAALSRLPKKLVLYDFNDSPFQFSVSPSWARGYWSRTVRQAQAVFVVSEFYRRQLAGETDRPLILLGNGVEMAHFEPSRPAPLDLAALPRPRIGYVGLLSHFLDFEVLETLRRNRRGGTVVLIGPGSPATAGAVAEFGRREGVAVLGPRAYAEVPACMQALDVGVIPFRADDPFVQGINPNKVYQYLAAGLPVITTPVLDLKESPPDLLFATTNDDWAGSLDRALSAPGDPGRRRALARGHDWDALAARMVHEIEARL; from the coding sequence GTGGACCTGCTCGTCCTGTCCGAGGTGCGCTGGGGCTACTTCCGGACCCGGAAGCAGTTCCTGCTGTCGCGCTTTCCCGCGTCGTGGCGCGTGTTCTTCGCGCAGCCGCCGGCGGTCGGGGCGGACGACCCGTGGGAGCCGCGACGCGAGGGGGCGGTGACCTACTTCACGGTGCCGTTCCTCAAGCCCGGCACCCGGAGCGCGATGTACAACCTGCTCGCGGGCTCGAGCGCCGGCCGGGCGGCCATCGAACTGGGCGCCGAGCTGTGGCTGGGCCACCAGCTGCGGCGGCTGGGAGTCGCCCCCGAGCCGGTCGTTCTGACCTCGAACATCTACTGCCCCGCGGCGCTTTCTCGCCTTCCGAAGAAGCTGGTACTGTACGATTTTAACGACAGTCCCTTTCAGTTCTCCGTGAGCCCTTCCTGGGCGCGGGGTTACTGGTCGCGCACGGTCCGCCAGGCGCAGGCCGTGTTCGTCGTGTCCGAGTTCTACCGCCGGCAGCTCGCCGGGGAGACCGATCGGCCCTTGATCCTGCTCGGCAACGGAGTGGAGATGGCGCACTTCGAGCCGTCGCGCCCGGCCCCCCTGGATCTCGCGGCGCTGCCGCGACCGCGGATCGGCTACGTGGGGCTTCTTTCCCACTTCCTCGACTTCGAGGTGCTCGAGACGCTGCGCCGGAACCGGCGCGGGGGGACGGTGGTACTGATAGGGCCCGGCTCGCCCGCGACCGCGGGCGCGGTCGCGGAGTTCGGCCGGCGCGAGGGCGTCGCGGTGCTGGGGCCGCGGGCCTATGCGGAGGTGCCCGCCTGCATGCAGGCGCTCGACGTCGGCGTCATTCCGTTTCGCGCCGACGATCCGTTCGTGCAGGGGATCAACCCCAACAAGGTCTACCAGTACCTGGCGGCCGGCCTCCCGGTGATCACCACGCCCGTCCTCGACCTGAAGGAAAGCCCACCCGACCTCCTCTTCGCGACCACGAACGACGACTGGGCAGGCAGCCTGGACCGGGCGCTCTCGGCTCCCGGCGACCCCGGGCGGCGGCGCGCGCTGGCGCGCGGCCACGACTGGGACGCGCTGGCCGCCCGCATGGTGCACGAGATCGAGGCGCGGCTCTGA
- the asnB gene encoding asparagine synthase (glutamine-hydrolyzing), protein MCGIAGLYERTGRAEIGRLRAMARLMRHRGPDDEGLVLIDPARGTWQSHGGPDTPAEAFRSGLPFAPARSSGEAAGSVFGVGLVHRRLSIVDLKPSGHQPMSDAGGRCWIVYNGEIYNHVELRSELESLGAAFLGASDTEVILAAYRQWGEDCLSRFNGMFAFALWDADRRALFCARDRLGVKPFYFQYDGSRFAFASEPRALVLTQPARIVPRLAAVRDLLALDWVDHETHTFFEGLRQLPAGHALTVGPDGLHLRAWWEIDPEAHAHGRPEDWTRELADLFTDSVRLRLRADVEVGSCLSGGLDSSAVVTTAGRLASRGLHAFSCAYDEGPSFDERPWIRAAAEASGAQSHLVVPDGSDFWPVFDALALKQDEPTAGPGVYSQWKVMELAHATGLKVLLDGQGGDELLAGYFRYLPARLRDLAEAARFGEFARLWGSVTDRLGFATTLLHTFEPWLPAPLVASLRTRYGQGKDRVLSRSLASVPSGAPRAPRAERSWLWRQLAFDTLRRQLPGLLRYEDRNSMAFSIETRLPFLDWRIVELAFALPDGQKLEGATTKAILRRALGDRVPPSVLARRDKMGFETPADVWLRGRYAGEVRRRLARPGPFQEWVDGAAVRRELEGYFDGRRDIGLQVWRWLSLEAWSHRFVASDPRVFGREDDPSPNAGRHLGVVEVEAREAEAIAAGT, encoded by the coding sequence ATGTGCGGAATCGCGGGGCTGTACGAGCGGACCGGCCGTGCCGAAATCGGACGACTGCGCGCGATGGCGCGGCTCATGCGCCATCGCGGACCCGATGACGAAGGCCTCGTCCTGATCGATCCCGCGCGCGGCACCTGGCAGTCGCACGGCGGACCGGACACGCCGGCCGAAGCCTTCCGCTCCGGACTGCCGTTCGCGCCGGCCCGCTCGAGCGGCGAGGCGGCCGGGTCCGTCTTCGGCGTCGGGCTGGTTCACCGGCGGCTTTCGATCGTGGACCTGAAGCCGTCCGGCCATCAGCCGATGAGCGACGCGGGCGGGCGCTGCTGGATCGTCTACAACGGCGAGATCTACAACCACGTCGAGCTGCGCTCCGAGCTGGAATCGCTGGGCGCCGCGTTCCTCGGCGCCTCGGACACCGAGGTGATCCTGGCCGCCTATCGCCAGTGGGGCGAGGACTGCCTGTCCCGCTTCAACGGCATGTTCGCGTTCGCGCTCTGGGACGCGGATCGGCGCGCGCTCTTCTGCGCGCGCGACCGGCTGGGCGTCAAGCCCTTCTACTTCCAGTACGACGGCAGCCGGTTCGCGTTCGCCTCCGAGCCCCGCGCGCTGGTGCTCACGCAGCCCGCGCGCATCGTGCCGCGCCTGGCGGCGGTGCGCGACCTGCTGGCGCTCGACTGGGTGGATCACGAGACGCACACCTTCTTCGAGGGCCTGCGGCAGCTTCCGGCGGGACACGCCCTCACGGTCGGCCCCGACGGACTGCACCTGCGGGCGTGGTGGGAGATCGACCCGGAGGCGCACGCGCACGGCCGTCCGGAGGACTGGACGCGCGAGCTCGCCGACTTGTTCACGGACTCGGTGCGCCTGCGGCTGCGTGCCGACGTCGAAGTCGGCTCGTGCCTGTCGGGCGGGCTCGATTCGAGCGCCGTCGTGACGACCGCCGGCCGGCTCGCCAGCCGCGGACTGCACGCGTTCTCGTGCGCCTACGACGAAGGCCCCTCCTTCGACGAGCGACCGTGGATCCGCGCGGCGGCCGAGGCGAGCGGCGCCCAGAGCCACCTGGTCGTACCGGACGGCTCGGACTTCTGGCCGGTGTTCGACGCGCTGGCGCTGAAGCAGGACGAGCCGACCGCGGGCCCCGGCGTCTACTCGCAGTGGAAGGTGATGGAGCTGGCGCACGCCACCGGGCTCAAGGTGCTGCTCGACGGGCAGGGCGGCGACGAGCTGCTGGCGGGCTACTTCCGCTACCTGCCCGCGCGCCTGCGCGACCTGGCCGAAGCGGCGCGCTTCGGCGAGTTCGCGCGGCTGTGGGGCAGCGTGACCGACCGCCTCGGGTTCGCCACGACGCTGCTGCACACCTTCGAACCGTGGCTGCCGGCGCCGCTCGTCGCCTCGCTGCGGACCCGCTACGGGCAGGGCAAGGACCGCGTGCTGTCGCGCTCGCTCGCGAGCGTTCCGTCCGGCGCCCCGAGGGCCCCGCGCGCGGAACGCTCGTGGCTCTGGCGGCAGCTCGCGTTCGACACGCTCCGGCGCCAGCTGCCGGGACTGCTGCGCTACGAGGACCGCAACTCGATGGCGTTCTCGATCGAGACGCGGCTGCCGTTCCTCGACTGGCGGATCGTCGAGCTGGCGTTCGCGCTGCCCGACGGGCAGAAGCTCGAAGGCGCGACGACGAAGGCGATCCTGCGCCGCGCGCTCGGCGACCGCGTCCCGCCGTCGGTGCTCGCACGGCGCGACAAGATGGGTTTCGAGACGCCCGCCGACGTGTGGCTGCGGGGCCGGTACGCGGGCGAGGTGCGACGCCGGCTGGCGCGGCCGGGGCCATTCCAGGAGTGGGTGGACGGCGCGGCTGTTCGCCGCGAGCTCGAGGGCTACTTCGACGGCCGGCGCGACATCGGGCTTCAGGTGTGGCGCTGGCTGAGTCTCGAAGCGTGGTCGCACCGCTTCGTCGCGAGCGATCCGCGGGTCTTCGGACGGGAGGACGACCCCTCGCCCAACGCCGGCCGCCACCTCGGCGTCGTCGAGGTCGAAGCGCGGGAAGCGGAAGCGATCGCGGCGGGGACGTAG
- a CDS encoding oligosaccharide flippase family protein: MSVRESLARLSGDSLVYGFGQVSGKAVNLLLVPVLTRVLLPQQYGVSDLVISYSASALLVLVFGMDGALARFFYEQDGRASRVRMVSSSFLFRIVSGGAVALALAAFATPLAERVLGGVVYAKYLRIGAATLPFTLLALFANDVLRVTFQPWKFIALNVTQTLLVGGLTLWLVLAKDLGVAGVLYGKLFGDAAAALAGLVLCRHSLRPVFDRALLRRMLSYGLPLVPVSLAYAVIGFVDRETLQRTASLDAVGVYAVAMKFFAVITLGVSAFNLAFGPFAYAKANEADAPKLYARVLALYVGLASLGALVTGLFAPLIVSLLATKDYASAARPAMWLAFAAVAQGAYSVAALGINLSLRTPLLGGAAGAAALVAIGANQALVPRLGAEGAAIATFLAHATSTVLVYLIAQRVRPMPYRGARLGVLFAAALLAGLAAVRWAPPGPAGVALKAGAVLAWAGLAVVFEVWKDRGAVRHGGANG; encoded by the coding sequence TTGAGCGTCCGCGAGTCCCTCGCGCGCCTTTCGGGCGACTCGCTCGTCTACGGCTTCGGGCAGGTGAGCGGCAAGGCCGTGAACCTGCTGCTCGTGCCGGTGCTGACGCGCGTGCTGCTGCCGCAGCAGTACGGAGTCTCCGACCTCGTGATTTCGTACTCGGCGAGCGCGCTGCTGGTGCTGGTGTTCGGCATGGACGGCGCGCTGGCGCGCTTCTTCTACGAGCAGGACGGGCGCGCCTCGCGCGTGCGCATGGTTTCGTCGTCGTTCCTGTTCCGGATCGTCAGCGGCGGCGCGGTGGCGCTCGCCCTCGCGGCGTTCGCGACGCCGCTCGCCGAACGCGTGCTGGGCGGCGTCGTGTACGCGAAGTACCTGCGCATCGGCGCGGCCACGCTGCCGTTCACGCTGCTGGCGTTGTTCGCGAACGACGTGCTGCGCGTCACGTTCCAGCCGTGGAAATTCATCGCCCTCAACGTCACGCAGACGCTGCTCGTCGGCGGGCTGACGCTCTGGCTGGTGCTCGCGAAGGACCTCGGGGTCGCGGGCGTGCTCTACGGCAAGCTGTTCGGCGACGCGGCGGCCGCGCTCGCCGGCCTGGTGCTGTGCCGGCACAGCCTGCGGCCGGTGTTCGACCGGGCCCTGCTGCGCCGCATGCTGAGTTACGGCCTGCCGCTCGTGCCCGTGTCCCTCGCCTACGCGGTCATCGGCTTCGTGGACCGCGAGACGCTGCAGCGCACGGCTTCTCTCGACGCGGTCGGCGTCTACGCGGTGGCGATGAAGTTCTTCGCGGTGATCACCCTGGGCGTCTCGGCGTTCAATCTCGCGTTCGGGCCGTTCGCCTACGCGAAGGCGAACGAGGCGGACGCGCCGAAGCTGTACGCGCGGGTACTCGCCCTGTACGTCGGGCTCGCCTCGCTCGGGGCGCTGGTCACGGGGTTGTTCGCGCCCCTGATCGTCTCGCTGCTGGCGACGAAGGACTACGCCTCGGCGGCGCGTCCGGCGATGTGGCTCGCGTTTGCCGCGGTCGCGCAGGGCGCCTACTCTGTCGCGGCGCTCGGCATCAACCTGTCGCTCCGCACGCCGCTGCTGGGCGGGGCCGCGGGCGCGGCGGCGCTCGTCGCCATCGGCGCGAATCAGGCCCTGGTGCCGCGCCTGGGCGCCGAGGGCGCGGCGATCGCCACGTTCCTCGCGCACGCGACGTCCACCGTGCTCGTCTACCTGATCGCCCAGCGCGTCCGGCCCATGCCGTACCGGGGCGCGCGGCTGGGAGTGTTGTTCGCCGCGGCGCTGCTCGCCGGGCTCGCCGCGGTGCGCTGGGCGCCGCCGGGGCCGGCCGGGGTCGCGCTCAAGGCGGGGGCGGTGCTCGCGTGGGCGGGACTCGCGGTGGTCTTCGAGGTGTGGAAGGATCGCGGCGCCGTGCGGCACGGCGGCGCGAACGGCTGA
- a CDS encoding glycosyltransferase family 2 protein yields MKTLVVVVLGWNGLALTRATLDSLARCRVPRGWSARVMVVDNGSTDGSPAAIAAEYPGVELLALPANRRFAGGNNAGLARALESGADAVMLLNNDVQADPALYEKLLAALEEDPRAGAAAPLIYHAAPGNLIWYAGGRCVPALAHTSHRAIRQRDHGQFRSIEPTGYLTGCCLLATAGAWRKVGPLDEGYFIYAEDADWSLRARAAGYRLLFVPTARLWHEVSASSGGAVNAWKIYQRLRAGVRLWSLHARGLARLTWGPAFVAQQALLWVALLGRGRFAAAAAVPRALLDALAGRDPSQVRP; encoded by the coding sequence ATGAAGACGCTCGTGGTCGTCGTGCTCGGCTGGAACGGCCTCGCGCTCACGCGCGCGACCCTCGATTCGCTGGCGCGCTGCCGCGTGCCGCGGGGCTGGAGCGCGCGGGTGATGGTGGTGGACAACGGCTCGACGGACGGCTCGCCCGCGGCGATCGCCGCCGAATACCCGGGCGTCGAGCTGCTCGCGCTGCCCGCGAACCGCCGCTTCGCCGGCGGCAACAACGCCGGGCTCGCGCGCGCGCTCGAGAGCGGGGCGGACGCCGTCATGCTGCTCAACAACGACGTGCAGGCCGATCCGGCGCTGTACGAAAAGCTCCTGGCGGCGCTCGAGGAGGACCCGCGCGCGGGGGCCGCCGCGCCGCTCATCTACCACGCGGCTCCCGGAAACCTCATCTGGTACGCGGGCGGGCGCTGCGTGCCCGCGCTCGCGCACACCTCGCACCGCGCGATCCGTCAGCGGGATCACGGGCAGTTCCGCTCCATCGAGCCGACGGGCTACCTGACCGGCTGCTGCCTGCTGGCGACCGCCGGGGCGTGGCGAAAGGTGGGGCCGCTGGACGAGGGCTACTTCATCTACGCCGAGGACGCCGACTGGTCGTTGCGCGCGCGCGCGGCCGGCTACCGGCTGCTGTTCGTGCCCACCGCCCGCCTGTGGCACGAGGTGAGCGCGAGCAGCGGGGGGGCGGTGAACGCGTGGAAGATCTACCAGCGCCTGCGCGCCGGCGTCCGGCTGTGGTCGTTGCACGCGCGCGGCCTCGCCCGGCTCACCTGGGGACCCGCGTTCGTCGCGCAGCAGGCGCTGCTCTGGGTGGCGCTCCTCGGCCGCGGCCGGTTCGCCGCGGCGGCCGCGGTTCCCCGCGCGCTGCTCGACGCGCTCGCCGGCCGCGACCCGTCGCAGGTGCGGCCATGA